acctctgaattatataacaaaatggGTTAAACCATACGTTACACTGTATTCTATTCAGGGagacaaatttataaaattataaaatcctTTCTTAGGTTATAAAAGCCTTACtgagataaaattgagaatggaaatggggaatgtatcaaagagacaacaacccgaccatagaaaaccaacagcagaaggtcaccaacaggtcttcaatgtagcatgaaattcccgcatccggaggcgtccttcagctggcccctaaatagttatcaaaagtatataattttatacgccagacgcgcgtttcgtctacataagactcatcagtgacgctcagatccagatcaaaatagttaaaaaaagccaaataaatacaaagttgaagagcattgaggatccaaaattccaaaaagttgtgccaaatacggctaaggtaatattcTCCTgaggtaagaaaatccttagtttattcgaaaaattcaaagttttgtaaacagaaaatttataacaatgacaatataattgatatgcatgacaacaccgaagtgctgactactgggctggtgatatcctgGGGGACGAAACGtgcaccagcagtggcatcgacccagtggtgtaaatagttatcaaaagtaccaggattataattttatacgccagacgcgcgtttcgtctatataagactcatcagtgacgctcagatcaaaatagttaaaaagccaaataaatacaaagttgaagagcattgaggatccaaaatccctaaacaattatatactagttcagtgataatgaacgccatactaatttccaaattgtacacaagaaactaaaattaaaataatacaaggcTAGCTAGcgctaacaaaggccagaggctcctgaattgggacaggcgcaaaaatgcggcggggttaaacatgtttgtgagatcccaaccctcccctataactctagccaatgtagaacagtaaacgcataacaatacgcacattaaaattcagttcaaaagaagtccgagtttggtgtcagaagatgtaaccaaagaaaataaaccaaatgaaaataatacataaataacaacagactactagaaTCTTGCAGTtataagggcatacgatacagtttttatcctgtatttacaagttcatgaaaatttgcatattggCTATTTTtcacctgattaaatcaaatatgtaataaaaaatcagtataccttcatgtgctactttttgagtaaaatgaggtcgaactTTTGTATGTTCgctcgaaattcagatttgtgcCCGTagtttctttttcgaaagaaggacatataacttttttgttaaaaaagataaaaacaaattgtttttttgttaaataatcggtaatttctgtattatataaatatcattaaaaatatgcaattttttattcagaaacaactcatatttatcaaatgttcatgaattgaggaaaaaacgtaattttttactgcatgtttatcactattaaaaaaaatcctctattcacagtttcataaaatttgggtcacataatctccctgcaaaatgaaatcaaattgcaaaatgaaaccaaatgccgttttgaaaaataagggtccatgaactcgttttcaaattaaatcagtttgaatgataaaaatcagtcgaaaaatgcatcttaatttcccgatatgtcacagtttgacgtcgcgaaaataacaaattacgttatcaatttaactgactgaaagattatgatttcatcacatgaacatcaggcacaatccttcccgttaggggtttagtatcataccatcataacagaTATGAGAagatttgaataaatgtgtttagttccgatgcaaaaaCCATAGGCTGTATCGGGGGCTGTATGAGAGCCGATGataatatacattgtagttcAGTTTTAGCTCGATGAAAACTTTCAGATGCAGAAAATGAACATCTAAGTATTTGTAATGCGAcacaatcaataaattaatatatatgtcaGTTCGGTATGGTCATGTTGTTTGGTAAACCagagcagagacatataatacaattgtattatatgtctctgaccAGAGCATTAAACCTCCTAAAATCCGATTATATCTGTCCTAGTTCCACAATTTCTATTCCTTATATAGAACTGCAGTAAATAATTTGCTTGCATTATATATCGATGAATAATCAAGCATCTGTCAAGaagataatataaatatatagtaaTCTAATCTTAAATTTTAGTAAACGTGCACGCCGTATAAAATTTTTAGGTTTATCTCCCCTTGTTATTACATCTACTTCCTTTTTAAATACCGTCAAAATGGTGAGCGTGTAAACTTCAATAACTCTTAAAGAATCTAGACCCATCCAatgtagaaaataattattttctccTTTTTATGACACACAAATAAAACTTgattcttatatttattttagggtATCGATATTACCCATAGGTATGACAGAAAAACTGGAAGAAAGGAGCCAAAAAGTCAGGATATCTATCTTCGTCTCCTGGTAAAAGTATGTATCAAATAAACTACGCGTTAGCCATTTACCTtgatataacattatatgcATAGTAGTACGTTGATAATGATTGCAGTCTGAATGTGTTGGGACAAGGACAATCTTGATTTATTCTCTACTTCAGAGTTCACATGCGAATAGTCAAATACATGCAGTCAATTGAATAGTCTGAATATCAATAAAGCCAGAAACTGACTACTCCTGGAATGAGCTTTAGAAGGACCGAGCAACCTATGCTACAAAGTCCATTTGCTTATTGAATACTCCCAGATTGACACCCCCAGTAACTCCGCAATTAAAAattgtgggggggggggggggggggagggtacGGTACATGTGCGGTTTTACTTCTGTCTATCCGTTTGTCTCATTATGGGTATCTAGTTGTTCTGCATAAATCCTAGGACATCTTCACTTTGCTGTCTGTTTGCACATATTTCAAAGGTGTGCATGTGGCCAGTTTGATCATCGCCTTTTGTCGAATACTTGTATGTCATGTTGACACAGTGTATACCACATATGTTAAAGAGAATccaggtccgttcgcgcccattcacgttcgcacccactcatgttcccccctttcactttcgcaccctacatgttcgcacccaaagtatgttcgcgcccaattttaattggtttGTGTACAAGTATATATAGGTGACTGGCAATGGAACTTATTTCATATAGATGgaacaaattatatagaaatatgcTGTGAAAAAAGTTCTCCCAGGAAATATTTTCTATGAAATTAGTTCCACTGAAACTTTTTTCACAGGAACAAATTTTGGCTCAcatattgctatattttattgcttcagatcaaagggaccaaaattaagctgttaaaaacagttatctttttatgtttttcattttgaaatcttGAATGTTTTACCtacaccaaagcaatttataataacaatcatgattttccaattattcaactggaatttgaaataaaattgggcgcgaatgTGTACAGTGCGAACGGACCTtgggtgcgaacgtgtagggtggGAAAGTGTGTTGGGCGCGAACGAACGTGATAtctgttaaagaaaaaaaaccatggtAAAATATTGATTGGTGCCAAGCTGACTTACCAAATGcctaaattattttatgtacatatatgtGATAATTTGACTTGTATCCGATATTAAGAGCATTAGGATCTAATGCTCCTCTTAAAAGTTTTGATgtgtaaatagaaaaaaaatcatggaagTTGTAGTTAGTTAGACCATGGATAATGATGTTTACTTTTGTATAGAATAGAATGGTTGTCATTGATATAAGTTATAAGTTTAACTGCAGACTAATGTATACAACACTAAAATTTTTGTTCACTTAAATGAAGTCTGAATATGCTTacattgttcatttttattatagCTTTACAGATTTCTGGCAAGACGTACAAATGCCAAGTTCAACAAGATAGTTCTAAAACGTTTGTTTATGAGCAAGACAAACAGGCCTCCTTTGTCATTGGCTAGATTGGTGAGTATGTGTAcacaagtatatgataaatttattcattttattaatgGTACAGAAgtagtttttattcaaaattcaacacaaatgtaaaacattaaacCTTGTACCTGTTAATTATCTCAAAATGCAGGTAACCCCACAAAAAATCATGGAATTAAATGCCTATTATTACAAGTCATGCTCTCCTGAGCATTTTTCATGCAAAAACTCTATATCtctcataataaaaaaagatacagCAGTCTGAACAGGAATATACTGTTCTATTGAATGAACACACAAAAAATGCAGTTGCAGCagccatttttctttttttttgtgtagctTTGAAAGAGTTAATATTTACACTAAGTGTACGAGACGTTAGTTTAGAGCATTACTGACTAATGACAATATTTTTCCTCTGCAAATGTGTTTAGTTTGGTCTGTTTCCCAAAATTGTTAAGATCATCCTATTCAGTAATTTACAACTATATGTACATGAACTATGTAGTATAATCTAATTTTACACATCAAAATCATAAAAGTTGCTTGTACTGTCACTTTTTTTACCCTTCAGCAGGGGTTAAAAAATCCACTAGCCCGACGCCCGGGACTAGACATTTACGTCTCGGGCAACCAAAACTTATAACCCAGTATGCTCGACGGACTGGTAACAAAAAAATCTTGGCATGTCTAAAATAGAAAGTGGAAAATCCCTTCATCACTTTTCTGTCTTAGCCAATCAGATTCAATTACGTCATCCGGGGGATTCCAAGAATTTGAACTGGTTTGTACAGGTTCTCACCTCATGCACAGTAACATGTTTTAACtggaggctctaaagagcctgtgtcgctcaccttggtctatgtgcatattaaacaaaggacacaaatggattcatgacaaaattgtattttggtgatggtgatgtgtttgaagtacttactttactgaacgttcttgcttcttacaattatatctataatgaaccttgcccattagtaacagagaaaaatatttggtgaaaatttacataaatttaccgaattaatgaaaattgttaaaaattgactataaagggcaataactcctaaaggggtcaactgaccatttcaatcatgttgacttatttgtaaatctaactttgctgaacattattactgtttacagtttatctctatctataataatattcaagataataaccaaaaacagcaaaatttcctcaaaattaccaattcaggggcagcaacccaacaacaggttaaccgattcatctgaaaatttcagggcagatagatcttgacctgataaacatttttacctcatgtcagatttcctctaaatgctttggtttttgagttataagccaaaaactgcattttaccccaatgttctatttttagccgtggcggccatcttggttggatgaccgggtcacgccacacattttttaaactagataccccaatgatgattgtggccaagtttggtttgatttggcccagtagtttcagaggagaagatttttgtaaaagctaacgccggacgccggacaccaagtgatgagaaaagctcacttggccctttgggccaggtgagctaaaatagaacaaataactCCGGGTGGCCCGGTATCATGTATTGATCGCAGTTATTGTACTTTCAATATCGATTTCTCGTTTTTTGTTATAACGGGGATATTTTTCATAGGTTCTGTCGAGTATTTCAATTAACGGTACCGAGTATTTCAATTAACGGTACCGGGGGGTATAATGTATTGATAGGTATTGATCCGTCTAGACTCTTGTGGGACAACTGTTTAAGCAGGGAGCACGAAACTATGTCAATGCatcaaaatatatcaacatattttacTACGGCAAGCGCAGAAACTTCATCAACTTCAAGTTCAACACGAAAATCGGCAAATGAAGGGGATTCTTATGAGGCTgatacatctaaaaaaaaataatagaaagtACGATCGGGACAAGTGAAAAAGAACGTTCATAGCGACATGGAATGAAAGATTCCCGTAGGCAAGGTCGGTTGTTGAGGATGAAAAGCCTGAGactatgtattttattttattaaattatagtgAACAAATGCCTTTAAAACATGACACACATTCCCAGCGTCTTATGCAGCAAACCCTGAGTGATTTGTAAGTGATACTTGGGCTAGCAGGTTGGTTTTGATGGGCTAGCAGTTCTTGAAACAGGGCTAGTATAATCCTCCTGCCAAAAAGTCCTGGGCTAGTTAGCTGTAACAAAATTTTTTAACCCCTGTTCAGACAAATCTGAAACCGTAGTTTCATGCTACTTTAAGATTAAgttgttatgatctttttattttgtaaaagaatacTCTGAATACAATTTCTGGTCTTtctgtaaatgttttaattccAATGTAGTCTTTGATGTGATCATTGTTTGATAGTTCACATTTTAGTACAGTTTATTTTGCTGTAGGTTCGTCTCATGAAGAAGAAAGGACGTGACAACAAGACAGCTGTAGTTGTAGGAACTATTACTGATGATGTCCGTATAATGGAGATACCAAAAATTAAGGTATAAAAAACTTGTTGGAAGATAATAAGAGCTGTCAATGAAAGATATCAATTGCCTGATACATCTTGTATTAACAATAATGAATATGGGAGACCTGTTATTAAGGTTCATGACCTGTgtgatgaaataaacattttgccCCCATTAATGCCCACCTACATGTACGATAATAGAGGGCATTATGATTTCTGGTCTGCCTCCGTCTGTTCATCCCGCTTCAGGtgggtcaaggtagtttttgatgaagttgaaaaccaatcaacttgaaactaagtacacaagttccccatgatatgatctttctactattaatgccaaattaaagtttttaccccaatttcatgggccagtgaacatagaaaatgatagtgcaaagttcaggttaCAGTTTTTGGTCAAGTAAGTTTTTTATGaggttgaagttcaatcaacttgaaacttagttcacatgttccacattatatgatctttctaatattaatgCCTAACTCAGAGATCGCAAATTTTTTTTCCCCCTGGTGGTCCTTGAAGAAAATCTTCTGGTCCTCACTATTaatctattgaaaaatactaaaattgtgtcAGTCCTATGCAAAATTTTGGTCCTGAAATCCTGAGGACTGACACTTTTTGCAAACTCTGCAAACTAAAGTTTTGACCCGAATTTCATAGttcactgaacatggaaaatgatagtgcgaagtgcaggttaaagttttttgtcagatttgtcTAGGTAGTTTtcgatgaagttgaagttccaTCAATATggaacttagtacacatgttccctatgatatgatcttactaattttaattccaaagtGAAATAATCTTATCATTAAAAAGACGAGTAAACATGCCTCATGGACAACTATGACTATGACAAGATGGATTCCACAACCACAATCatgtctcaaaaaaaaataaaagaaatataatgaaATGGAAATGATAAACTAActaatctataaatatcattttctgaTGAAACATTTTTCCTGGCCAAATGAAAAAATAGCACAGGTACTCCAAAATTGATATATAGTTTCAAGACACCTtcgtatatatattttatgcaaTTACTTTTACTTATCAAGCAAATATAAGGTCACAATACCCAAATTGCACTTATCCAAAGTTTTCTTGGAGACAAAAATTTGTATTTGGATTACTTGACATTTTACATTTCTTacaaaataggtaaatattcaaatatacacTAAACATTCACAATTTATAtcaacaataatatatttactgtaaaagaaaaatgtatgaaaaatgcCACCATGTGTGACGTTCACaaaatttcatctttttaaaatgaacaaagaaatgttacaaacatcaatttttaaaaacatgaataGTGAACTTGTGCTAATGTcaaattgttctaaatatttgaaaaaatattattttgatttttaatgatgTGAATTTTTTAGAATGGATGCAATTTTGGGTATTCCTCATTACGgaatcatggatagtttggagGACGATTCAAACCCATTTTCTATGGCTTAATATggatttaaaatcaaattggtGTACCTTTATAATATACAAGGATGAGGCTGCAAAAAACtcaaaatggaaatttttgTCTTGATCCTAAAAAAAACTTGAgtaaaaaaactgtcaaaataagtGTAATTTGGGTACCATCACATAAGTTTTGTTCCCTAACAAGTCctttaatacataaaataaacagtGAATTGccaaatttttataatttaaacttttatggaaaattgtaaaactattttttgcaatttacaGTCTCGATTATAGaatattgaaatagtttatGTTGAATTTCAGGTATGTGCTCTAAGAGTAACAGAGAGAGCAAGAGCAAGAATTCTGAAGGCTGGAGGAGAAATTATGACATTTGATCAGCTGGCCCTCAAATCACCAAGAGGAAAGAATACTGTTATTGTTCAAGGTAAGATCTAAATCAAGGGCAAATATATACActtttaaacaaagaaaattctTGACTGTATAAAGATATAAGatgatgttgtatgagtgccaatgagacaactctccatccaggtcacaatttgtaaaagaaaaaaaacataagttaTAGTCTTCcaacaaggagccttggctcacaccaaacagcaagctacaaAGGGCCCCAAATAGACTAGTTTAAacccattcaaatgggaaaaccaataATACTGTATAcattaaaatgaattgaaaacttagttttgataaagaaatagtttttatttatttttgtatgggCGTTCCCATTCATTTAAGATGGAGATTGATTGAATAATgaagtatattttgttataattttaggtaGAAGGAAAGCCAGAGAATCTTACCGTTACTTTGGTGCTGCTACTGGTGTTCCACACAGTCATACAGCGTAAGTTTTCTGATTTTAAATACCTCGTGCTTGGATACCATTCACAGTACTAATTCCCTGACAAACtcattttataagtaaaaaatcaaTGATTTTACGATCACTGAAATatgtgtcactgatgagtcttttgtaaacgaaacgcctGTCTGGTGTAAATACTaaatttattcctggtatctatgatgagtttatttgcatgcCTTGATTTGCATTCTTTGCATCTGCCTAAATATTTCTTGCCCATACTGTAATTATTCTCTCTTCTGAAAATATAATGATGTCAAATCAACAAAACATAtcaactaaatatttttgttgaatttggaagAAATACTAAAACCAATTTTTGCATCAGTAAGTTTTCAATGGAACTAAACATTTTGGCTATGTGGGCCAAAAAGATCACACAAGCACAGTTTAAGTCTGACTGACTTCCTGGTAGTAACCcgttaaaacatgtttttaaaataaatttaaattgtcTACTTACCTTTATTTTCAGCACATTAGCAGGAAacacttgtttaaaaaaaattggcctTACCAGTGTGGAACATAAACAAACCGGCaattgcaaacatttttacaataattatcaGTACTGGTGTGGattcaaatttattgatttatctTAATTGACTTTGCACTACCTTTAGAATTTTCTGAATTCATActtgttatgttaaaatggtaaatattttttctactttcagtCCATTGGTACGCTCCAAGGGAAGGAAATTTGAGAGAGCTAGAGGACGTAGGAAGAGCAGAGGATACAAGGCCTAAGTGGAAATTAATGTGTATAAACATTAAAAGAGATGaagaattatttattattatctaTTGCCTGTTATGTTTGTGTAATAGAATGCAGAAGGAAAATTCATCAGTCTAAATTTTGTACTTTCTATTGATACATGATAGAACTGTGGTTAGAAGGATTTTCCATTTCTTTTATATCATCATTTGCCATGGTTTTAAGAGAAAGCTGAGGccgtagtttttttattttttgttttacgaACCCTCCTAccctaatttttgccaaataggaaaaaaaattaaattaaaaatgttgattttaattttttttctcctccgacccagtgtttttcatgcaaaaaaaataaaatttagttcatAACTGCATGAAAGAATCTAAATTTATGCTCTTGGTGATTTAGTAAGTTGTTGCacattgattttcaattcaaaccttgtcaagaaaaaaaaatagttgttacaCTAGTAGAAAATCTcctggtgaaataaaaaaaaaatttgatattgacggttggtattataaaaaaatatcagcagcagcagcag
The genomic region above belongs to Mytilus trossulus isolate FHL-02 chromosome 7, PNRI_Mtr1.1.1.hap1, whole genome shotgun sequence and contains:
- the LOC134725537 gene encoding large ribosomal subunit protein eL18-like translates to MSKTNRPPLSLARLVRLMKKKGRDNKTAVVVGTITDDVRIMEIPKIKVCALRVTERARARILKAGGEIMTFDQLALKSPRGKNTVIVQGRRKARESYRYFGAATGVPHSHTAPLVRSKGRKFERARGRRKSRGYKA